In Candidatus Hydrogenedentota bacterium, the following proteins share a genomic window:
- a CDS encoding type II toxin-antitoxin system PemK/MazF family toxin: MLESGDVVLVVFPGAVETKKRPAVVLSSAAYHAERPDVIVGILTSRVDVATKSTDHVLLDWEAAGLRLPSAYRCYLAMVPAKAASTILGRVTSRDWNAIRACLRLAFGD, encoded by the coding sequence ATGCTTGAAAGCGGCGATGTGGTATTGGTCGTATTTCCTGGAGCAGTGGAAACGAAGAAGAGGCCGGCGGTCGTCCTTTCCTCGGCCGCATACCACGCGGAACGCCCCGACGTCATAGTCGGTATTCTCACAAGCCGAGTGGACGTAGCAACGAAGTCAACCGATCACGTACTCCTTGACTGGGAAGCGGCGGGATTGCGGCTACCCAGTGCGTATAGGTGTTATCTTGCAATGGTCCCCGCGAAGGCCGCGTCCACAATACTTGGGCGCGTTACTTCGCGCGATTGGAACGCAATTCGAGCTTGTCTCAGACTTGCATTCGGCGATTAG